One genomic region from Candidatus Bathyarchaeota archaeon encodes:
- the glmM gene encoding phosphoglucosamine mutase, with protein sequence MQTQLFGSSGIRGIVNVELSPLRVSEIGSSLATMTNGGKVIVGRDTRVSSPMLEKALISGLIAGGCHVVDLGIVPTPVLAYLTKDMMGEAGVMITASHNPPEYNGVKFFNGDGMAYSDEQQLILEEIYIKRRFRLVPWDAIGSKVCVNEANRYVSMLTSNIHLSKRWRVVMDCGSGSTCYLAPRIMRALGCNVIALNAQPDGYFPGRSPEPTSESTVSLQASVQRLGADIGVAFDGDGDRMMVIDENGVFVSPDQLLAAYAGYSIRREGGGNIITQVDASMCIEQLVESLGGKVVRTKVGDVYIAIGIKRHGGIFGGEPCGAWIHPRYSLCPDGPLSFALLLQALEETGKTLSQFISTVPAYPILRKKIACPNELKIKVVKHLQETLPAAFPNMHEMLTVDGIRLRLAEGWLLIRASGTEPALRVTVEARTPGLVKRLFDTCSRIVSLSLREVRKA encoded by the coding sequence TTGCAAACGCAATTGTTTGGTAGTTCAGGTATAAGAGGAATTGTTAATGTTGAACTTTCACCGTTGCGAGTGTCTGAGATCGGATCGTCCTTGGCGACCATGACGAATGGCGGTAAAGTAATTGTCGGGCGCGATACACGCGTTTCAAGTCCAATGCTCGAAAAGGCTTTAATCTCAGGTCTCATTGCTGGTGGATGCCACGTAGTAGACTTGGGTATAGTTCCAACTCCTGTATTAGCCTATCTAACTAAGGATATGATGGGAGAAGCCGGTGTGATGATTACAGCCTCGCATAATCCACCTGAGTATAATGGGGTGAAATTTTTCAACGGCGATGGCATGGCGTATTCGGATGAGCAACAACTAATCCTCGAGGAGATTTACATAAAACGAAGATTTCGGCTTGTTCCTTGGGATGCAATTGGTAGCAAGGTATGTGTCAACGAGGCTAATCGTTACGTTTCCATGCTCACTTCTAATATCCATCTCAGTAAGAGATGGAGGGTTGTCATGGATTGTGGATCTGGTTCAACTTGTTATTTAGCCCCGAGGATTATGCGGGCATTAGGTTGTAATGTGATAGCTTTGAACGCTCAACCTGATGGTTATTTTCCGGGAAGGAGTCCGGAACCGACTTCTGAGTCGACCGTGTCGCTTCAGGCTAGTGTGCAAAGACTAGGTGCAGACATTGGCGTAGCTTTTGATGGCGACGGGGATCGAATGATGGTTATCGACGAAAACGGGGTTTTCGTCTCGCCGGATCAGCTTTTAGCGGCTTACGCTGGTTATTCAATTCGGAGGGAGGGTGGTGGAAACATAATAACACAAGTGGATGCCTCGATGTGTATTGAGCAACTTGTGGAGTCTCTGGGAGGTAAAGTTGTCAGAACTAAGGTAGGGGATGTCTATATCGCTATTGGGATCAAAAGACATGGGGGCATCTTTGGTGGTGAGCCATGTGGGGCGTGGATCCACCCGAGGTACAGTCTGTGTCCTGACGGCCCGCTTTCTTTTGCTCTCCTCCTTCAGGCGCTTGAAGAAACTGGGAAGACTTTATCCCAGTTTATTTCAACTGTTCCAGCTTACCCGATACTTCGGAAAAAGATAGCTTGTCCAAATGAGTTAAAAATAAAGGTTGTTAAACATCTACAAGAAACATTGCCAGCAGCTTTTCCAAATATGCATGAAATGTTAACCGTTGATGGGATAAGATTGCGTTTGGCAGAGGGCTGGCTTCTTATTCGGGCTTCAGGAACTGAGCCAGCGCTCCGAGTGACGGTCGAGGCTCGTACACCTGGTTTGGTTAAGCGCCTATTTGATACATGTTCCAGAATTGTCTCACTATCCTTGCGGGAGGTGCGTAAAGCGTGA
- a CDS encoding DUF2095 family protein, with amino-acid sequence MGIDKERFRRMFPHLAKEMDNGKSEIRFTAVRTDVSLGEKAVSDKFTGYNPDVIDFLRRCETNDQALEIINYCERRGEITSEYARQLRDQLKARGVRSFGSKKEEDYYFKHGIYG; translated from the coding sequence ATGGGAATCGACAAGGAACGGTTTCGGAGAATGTTTCCACACCTCGCTAAGGAGATGGACAATGGTAAGAGTGAGATCAGGTTTACAGCTGTTCGTACTGATGTTTCTCTTGGAGAAAAAGCTGTATCCGATAAATTTACGGGGTATAATCCTGATGTCATTGATTTTTTGAGAAGATGTGAAACAAATGATCAAGCCCTCGAAATAATTAATTACTGTGAGCGCCGCGGGGAAATCACATCAGAATACGCACGCCAACTTCGTGACCAACTTAAGGCAAGGGGTGTTAGAAGCTTCGGTTCTAAAAAGGAGGAAGACTACTATTTTAAACATGGGATCTACGGTTAA
- a CDS encoding 30S ribosomal protein S3ae, with amino-acid sequence MSREARKIRDKWRAKAWFSVVAPPYFGGGEIASIPSDDPTKLVGRVVETTLYDITGDFSQVHMKLRFQVTTVKGGQAETIFKGHEYSRDYLRSLVRRGSSRVDGIFEVKTKDNYRLRISVIAFTVTRIKTSQAQALRAVMRRISQERAEALTFDQFVQEAVLGKIASDIYNEGKKIVPLRHVGVYKSKLLAWPGAEKPVAEVVEVLEKPAV; translated from the coding sequence GTGTCTAGGGAAGCGCGGAAGATTCGGGATAAGTGGCGTGCGAAAGCTTGGTTTAGCGTAGTCGCCCCGCCCTACTTTGGTGGAGGTGAAATCGCCTCAATCCCAAGTGATGACCCCACCAAACTTGTTGGAAGAGTTGTTGAAACAACTCTCTATGATATAACTGGGGACTTCTCGCAAGTCCATATGAAGCTCCGATTTCAAGTTACAACAGTGAAAGGCGGACAAGCTGAAACTATTTTTAAGGGGCATGAATATTCACGAGACTATCTTCGGAGCCTTGTTCGCCGGGGTAGCTCTCGGGTGGACGGTATATTTGAAGTCAAAACTAAAGACAATTACCGACTACGAATTTCGGTAATTGCATTTACTGTAACGCGGATTAAAACTTCGCAAGCGCAAGCGCTCCGCGCGGTGATGAGACGTATCTCTCAGGAGAGGGCTGAGGCATTAACGTTTGACCAATTTGTTCAAGAAGCTGTGCTTGGAAAAATTGCGTCTGATATTTACAATGAAGGTAAGAAGATTGTTCCGCTGCGACACGTAGGGGTATATAAATCTAAACTGCTTGCTTGGCCAGGCGCTGAGAAACCGGTAGCTGAAGTTGTTGAAGTTCTTGAGAAGCCCGCTGTATAA
- a CDS encoding DHH family phosphoesterase translates to MVTDQQGSLGVFLNSATDAARIIQDHVAKGDFVSVVSHLDADGLAAAGILGCVLNRLDAAFRIRIAKQIDESLTNDLASESSPLYIFSDFGSGSLDIFKEKLSERDIVVLDHHQPINVSLPRLIHVNPHLHGFDGAREVAGSGVAYFVARAISQSNIDLAYLAVVGALGDMQDRNKRRELYSLNELVVKDAIEAGSLKTEMDLIFYGRETRPLYKALACTTNPFIPGLSGEEDKCLGFLVNLGINLKVDERWRAVSDLSSDEKQKLLSQLIAHLVSRGISGEVAMALVGTVYILTKEDRWTPLRDAREYASLLNACGRMDKAGLGVAICMGSRGKTLDEAQEVLNQYRKTLAQYMDWLTEVPGRIQEIESAYIIRGDGVINERLLGAVSTILTTTGLFQPTKPIIALTTASDGGVKVSARATNQLIREGLNLGVILQTAAGRVGGRGGGHDVAAGAQIAKDSVDEFLAITNQLIKEQLKREK, encoded by the coding sequence ATGGTAACTGATCAACAGGGTTCTCTAGGGGTTTTCCTTAACAGCGCAACTGATGCTGCACGGATTATCCAAGATCACGTGGCAAAAGGCGACTTTGTTTCTGTGGTTTCTCATTTAGATGCGGATGGACTTGCTGCCGCTGGAATTCTTGGGTGTGTTCTCAATCGCTTAGACGCGGCTTTCCGCATTAGAATTGCAAAGCAAATCGATGAATCTCTAACGAATGACCTTGCCTCTGAAAGTTCGCCCCTGTACATTTTCTCAGACTTTGGCAGTGGCTCCCTTGATATATTTAAAGAAAAACTTAGTGAACGGGACATTGTTGTACTTGACCATCATCAACCGATCAATGTTTCCCTTCCAAGGTTAATCCATGTTAATCCACATTTACATGGATTTGATGGGGCAAGGGAGGTTGCGGGCTCCGGGGTTGCATATTTCGTTGCTCGAGCGATTAGCCAGAGTAATATCGATCTAGCTTATCTCGCCGTGGTTGGAGCCCTTGGGGACATGCAGGACAGAAACAAACGCAGGGAGTTATATAGTCTCAATGAGCTTGTAGTTAAAGACGCGATTGAGGCTGGCTCCTTAAAGACCGAGATGGATCTAATATTTTATGGTAGGGAGACTAGACCACTCTACAAGGCTTTGGCGTGTACTACTAACCCCTTCATTCCTGGTTTAAGTGGAGAAGAGGATAAATGCTTAGGGTTTCTTGTGAACCTTGGAATAAATCTTAAGGTAGATGAGCGGTGGCGAGCTGTTTCGGATTTATCTTCTGACGAAAAGCAAAAACTACTTTCCCAACTTATTGCGCACCTAGTTTCAAGGGGAATCTCTGGCGAAGTTGCGATGGCGCTTGTGGGAACGGTATATATTTTGACAAAGGAAGATCGGTGGACTCCGCTTAGGGATGCGCGAGAGTACGCTTCTCTTCTAAATGCTTGTGGGAGAATGGACAAAGCTGGGTTAGGGGTTGCGATTTGTATGGGGAGTCGCGGAAAAACGTTAGATGAGGCCCAAGAAGTACTAAACCAATATCGGAAGACTCTCGCTCAATACATGGATTGGCTAACAGAGGTTCCTGGGAGAATTCAAGAAATTGAATCTGCTTACATTATTCGAGGAGATGGAGTTATTAATGAGCGGCTCCTCGGCGCGGTTTCGACAATCCTAACTACCACTGGACTTTTCCAACCAACCAAGCCAATTATAGCGCTGACAACTGCAAGCGACGGGGGAGTCAAGGTGTCTGCCCGAGCCACGAATCAACTTATAAGAGAAGGTTTGAATCTTGGCGTAATTCTTCAAACTGCTGCTGGGAGGGTTGGAGGAAGAGGAGGCGGACACGACGTAGCCGCCGGCGCCCAAATTGCAAAAGACTCGGTTGACGAATTTCTTGCGATCACTAACCAACTCATTAAAGAACAGCTTAAACGTGAGAAGTGA
- a CDS encoding NTP transferase domain-containing protein yields the protein MKAVVLAAGEGVRMRPLTFTKSKHMLPIGRDPIIAHVLNSLRECGIRDTLLVVGYKQELIRNYLGDGTKFGIDLNYVVQEKALGTAHAIGLAKEYVGKEDFLVIYGDLLVGPEAVKAILQAHGSGGIATMAVVPVAQPEQYGIVKLDGNRVIDILEKPGRDEASGNLANAGIYIFSKEIFNAIERTHVSFRNELEVTDSLRLLIEAGDSILAVQIDPEVWMDIGRPWDLLEANKRVLQRMELPILGEVERGACIMGPVGLGEGGRVRSGAYVEGPTWIGEESDVGPNCYIRPYTSIGRKVRVGNACEIKNSIISSETRIGHLSYVGDSVIGERCNLGAGTITANLRLNGETIRINVGDKVVDSGRRKLGAFLGDEVKTAIHVSLMPGVKIGPRTWIGPNVTIYHDLPPNVLVLQRQELNYRKPE from the coding sequence GTGAAAGCTGTAGTTCTGGCTGCTGGTGAAGGGGTAAGAATGCGACCCCTAACCTTTACAAAGTCTAAACATATGCTCCCCATCGGCAGAGATCCAATTATTGCGCATGTCCTTAACAGTCTAAGAGAATGTGGAATACGGGATACGCTTTTGGTAGTTGGGTACAAGCAAGAACTAATCAGAAACTACCTCGGGGATGGAACCAAATTTGGAATCGACTTGAACTACGTTGTCCAAGAAAAAGCTCTTGGCACCGCTCATGCGATAGGACTCGCGAAGGAATATGTTGGGAAAGAAGATTTTTTGGTAATTTACGGCGACCTTTTGGTTGGTCCAGAGGCAGTTAAAGCGATTTTGCAAGCGCATGGGAGTGGTGGAATAGCTACGATGGCCGTAGTTCCGGTTGCCCAGCCTGAGCAATATGGGATTGTTAAATTAGATGGAAATCGTGTTATTGATATCCTGGAGAAGCCGGGTCGCGATGAGGCTTCCGGGAATCTGGCTAACGCGGGAATCTACATTTTCTCTAAGGAGATTTTCAACGCAATTGAGCGCACTCATGTGTCTTTTAGGAACGAACTTGAGGTGACAGATTCTCTGAGATTATTAATAGAGGCTGGTGATTCCATCCTTGCCGTTCAAATTGATCCGGAGGTTTGGATGGATATCGGGAGACCTTGGGATCTGCTGGAGGCGAATAAGAGGGTTCTTCAACGAATGGAGTTACCTATCCTCGGGGAGGTTGAGAGAGGGGCTTGCATTATGGGACCAGTTGGCTTAGGAGAAGGTGGGAGAGTGCGGTCCGGCGCTTATGTTGAAGGTCCTACATGGATCGGAGAGGAAAGCGATGTAGGTCCGAATTGTTATATTCGGCCTTATACTAGCATTGGAAGAAAGGTTCGGGTTGGTAACGCTTGTGAAATAAAGAACAGTATTATTTCCAGTGAAACGCGTATAGGACATCTTTCATATGTTGGGGATAGCGTAATCGGTGAACGGTGCAACCTAGGCGCTGGGACAATCACTGCAAATCTTAGGCTCAATGGTGAAACTATTCGCATTAATGTGGGAGATAAAGTTGTGGATAGCGGTCGGAGAAAGTTAGGTGCTTTTCTTGGGGATGAAGTTAAGACGGCTATCCATGTTAGTTTGATGCCGGGAGTTAAGATAGGTCCTAGGACTTGGATAGGTCCAAACGTTACTATCTATCATGATCTCCCGCCAAATGTTTTAGTCTTACAGCGGCAAGAGCTCAACTACCGTAAACCTGAGTGA
- a CDS encoding radical SAM protein, translated as MPRLLVPEINTIVKDWRRVDLRIALCYPNIYRVGMTGLSVQLLYALFNAHENVVCERFFLPTGGEQIVSLESGQLLKKFDVVAFTLQYEEDYVNVVRMLLESGIEPRAEQRKLEDPIVIGGGPCASGNPLPLSDFFDLFFIGEIEPVLGQLIDSLRGASRKRIADFADLPGVYLPTLPTRRAKRVWVEYLDEAPHPVAQIIPMVDEKSPYMPIFGKSFALEAVRGCGRRCRFCLIGFTGQPKRERSLKKLREIIEEGIRYTPVRKIALIGAGLSDYSRLEELCEMIISRGLEISISSLRIESITESLANLLVKGGQRTLTFAPEAGTPRLREAIGKRVSDEAIIDAARIALQTGFRNIKLYFMIGLPGETLGDVEAIVELTRRIADQGFGLRSVRISVNPFVPKPHTPFQWEPYAGVEYLRECMKLIRRRLASDRRIEIEGVDPRNAQIQALLSLGDRKVGRAIEIVARLGNSLGAWRRAIATTKLNLESYIYQRKSLEARLPLDVIDI; from the coding sequence ATGCCACGGCTTCTCGTGCCAGAGATTAACACTATCGTGAAGGATTGGAGGAGGGTTGATCTTAGAATTGCTCTATGTTATCCAAACATTTATCGTGTCGGAATGACTGGGTTATCCGTTCAGCTTCTTTACGCTCTTTTTAACGCCCATGAGAATGTTGTTTGCGAACGGTTTTTTCTCCCCACAGGCGGCGAACAGATAGTTAGTCTTGAGTCTGGTCAACTCTTAAAAAAGTTTGATGTGGTCGCATTTACTCTACAATATGAAGAGGACTACGTTAACGTTGTTCGTATGCTACTTGAGTCTGGAATCGAGCCTAGAGCGGAGCAGCGTAAGCTTGAAGACCCAATAGTTATTGGTGGAGGGCCATGTGCATCAGGGAATCCACTTCCACTTTCGGATTTCTTCGACCTCTTTTTTATTGGAGAAATAGAACCTGTCTTGGGACAGTTAATCGATTCTTTGAGGGGGGCTTCAAGGAAGCGAATAGCTGATTTTGCTGATTTACCTGGGGTATATTTACCAACTCTTCCAACTCGTCGAGCTAAACGGGTGTGGGTGGAATATTTAGATGAGGCTCCGCATCCTGTCGCTCAAATTATTCCTATGGTTGATGAGAAAAGTCCTTACATGCCGATATTTGGAAAAAGTTTTGCCCTTGAGGCGGTTCGTGGTTGCGGAAGACGTTGCCGCTTTTGTTTAATTGGCTTCACCGGGCAACCGAAGCGGGAAAGAAGTCTTAAGAAGCTTCGCGAAATAATTGAAGAGGGAATAAGGTACACTCCAGTTAGAAAAATAGCGTTGATCGGTGCTGGGCTTTCTGATTATTCAAGGCTAGAAGAACTTTGTGAAATGATTATTTCTCGAGGTCTTGAGATTTCTATTTCTTCGTTGCGGATTGAATCTATTACCGAATCCCTCGCCAATCTATTGGTTAAAGGCGGGCAACGGACGCTCACCTTTGCACCGGAAGCTGGGACCCCTCGTCTCCGCGAGGCGATTGGTAAACGCGTATCTGATGAAGCTATCATAGATGCGGCTAGAATAGCCTTACAAACTGGTTTTAGAAATATTAAGCTCTATTTTATGATAGGGTTACCTGGGGAGACTCTTGGAGACGTTGAAGCGATTGTAGAGTTAACGAGAAGAATTGCTGATCAAGGCTTTGGGTTAAGGTCGGTTCGGATTTCAGTTAATCCGTTTGTTCCGAAACCGCATACCCCCTTCCAATGGGAACCATATGCGGGGGTTGAATACTTACGAGAATGTATGAAGTTAATTCGTAGGCGACTTGCTTCGGATCGCCGAATTGAGATTGAGGGAGTTGATCCTCGGAATGCCCAAATACAGGCTTTACTTTCGCTTGGCGATAGGAAGGTTGGAAGAGCGATTGAGATTGTGGCAAGGTTGGGTAATAGCCTAGGCGCATGGAGGCGGGCTATTGCCACAACTAAACTCAATCTCGAAAGTTATATTTATCAACGGAAGTCATTAGAGGCGCGTCTGCCTTTGGATGTTATCGACATTTAA
- a CDS encoding redox-regulated ATPase YchF, with protein sequence MRCEEMMVGIVGKTNVGKSTFFSAVTLISVPIRGVPFTTIKPNRGIGYLRIPCVCKEFNVKDNPVNSVCIDGIRLVPVELIDCAGLVPGAWQGRGLGNQFLDEIRRADALIHIVDAAGATDAEGKPCKPGTRDPVEDVKFLDYEITMWMLQIIRKDWSKIARHVETTGESLVTLLEDRLSGLAIKRSHILETLKKTAFDADKPTRWTDDNLLEFAAELRKKAKPMLIAANKIDLPPAEENFNRLQELGYPVVPCCAEGELVLRRAAEKGFIDYKPGDCNFKVLKPEALTPEQKKALETIRDRILTVWGSTGVQEAINMAFFKLLNTIAIYPVEDVEKLSDHHGRVLPDVYLVPYGTTAREFAYMVHTDLGDSFIYALEARTKKRLGEDHILKNYDVIKIVAARARA encoded by the coding sequence ATGCGGTGCGAAGAAATGATGGTTGGAATTGTAGGGAAGACAAATGTTGGAAAATCAACTTTTTTCAGCGCAGTAACATTAATTTCAGTTCCAATTCGGGGGGTACCATTCACTACTATAAAACCAAACCGTGGAATTGGATACCTACGCATTCCATGTGTTTGCAAGGAATTTAATGTTAAAGATAATCCAGTAAACTCCGTGTGCATCGATGGCATACGATTAGTTCCTGTTGAACTTATCGATTGCGCAGGGTTAGTCCCTGGCGCATGGCAAGGAAGAGGTTTGGGAAATCAGTTTCTTGATGAAATCCGCAGGGCAGACGCCCTCATTCATATAGTAGATGCGGCTGGAGCAACCGATGCAGAGGGAAAGCCATGTAAACCAGGCACTAGAGATCCAGTTGAAGATGTGAAATTTCTCGACTATGAAATTACTATGTGGATGTTGCAGATCATTAGGAAGGATTGGAGTAAAATTGCCCGCCACGTAGAAACTACTGGCGAAAGCTTAGTTACCTTACTAGAAGACCGGTTAAGCGGGTTAGCAATTAAAAGGAGCCATATTCTCGAAACACTGAAAAAAACCGCATTTGACGCAGATAAACCAACTCGATGGACTGATGACAACCTGTTGGAATTCGCTGCTGAATTGAGAAAGAAAGCCAAACCAATGTTAATCGCTGCGAACAAAATCGACCTCCCACCAGCAGAGGAAAATTTCAATCGACTGCAAGAGCTCGGATACCCCGTGGTCCCGTGCTGTGCTGAAGGGGAACTTGTCCTTCGAAGAGCCGCGGAAAAGGGCTTTATAGACTACAAACCAGGCGATTGCAATTTTAAAGTGCTAAAACCTGAAGCATTAACACCTGAACAAAAGAAAGCTTTAGAAACCATTCGCGACCGCATTCTCACAGTTTGGGGTTCAACCGGAGTTCAAGAGGCAATTAACATGGCATTCTTTAAGTTGCTAAACACCATCGCCATCTACCCTGTTGAAGATGTAGAAAAACTGAGTGATCACCATGGAAGAGTTCTGCCAGATGTATACCTAGTCCCATACGGGACAACTGCACGTGAATTCGCTTACATGGTTCATACAGATCTTGGAGACTCCTTCATTTATGCACTTGAAGCACGAACTAAGAAAAGATTAGGTGAAGATCACATCCTCAAGAACTATGATGTAATAAAAATCGTGGCAGCTCGTGCGCGAGCTTAA
- a CDS encoding serine--tRNA ligase (catalyzes a two-step reaction, first charging a serine molecule by linking its carboxyl group to the alpha-phosphate of ATP, followed by transfer of the aminoacyl-adenylate to its tRNA) yields MSEDMRMRLKCTLNLSHGVDKAEKVIDEFVVEANKGFLVKGAPAGQFEKAARILSWNVVDTSITFIIESGSHVRATAAALRIRKALAAVLGAKFKIGIRGLEVSDFVVTLPVLGTVPEATLEKIRKLPSISDVRVEQNHLHLMFRSLTDAELKRGIPDRTLELIEKRLEEALKPKPVVQAPLIPVVRQSPQKAIRFEDDPVKVAIEQGWIKEFPGRGQWIYTPPFACLSEVIESFLIDEIVSKLDFKPFMLPKLIPLEVMKLMPGYLDNIPEGMYYVCPPPRDPDSFERFKEAFKVTREVPRRELKRVIKDPDYVLDPAQCTPLWYFFSHETIDIEDLPYKFYDRSGWTYRWEGGGVEGLVRLQEFRRIELVYFDVPDGVVKIRDSIVDECVRVADRILDLEWRVVAATPFFMRGGEIAGDIYDSRNVAAYDIEIYLPYRGPRETAEWLEIAACFVHKTKFIEAFKIRELKNREFWSGCTGLGVSRWVAAFLSEHGFNPDNWPKEVEKRFNRNNKPPTTLTWPPKR; encoded by the coding sequence ATGTCTGAAGATATGCGAATGAGATTAAAATGCACACTTAACCTAAGTCATGGGGTTGATAAAGCAGAGAAGGTTATTGATGAGTTTGTTGTAGAGGCTAACAAAGGTTTCTTGGTGAAGGGCGCTCCTGCTGGGCAATTTGAGAAAGCTGCACGTATTTTAAGTTGGAACGTTGTAGACACATCTATTACATTTATTATAGAATCCGGTTCACATGTTCGAGCTACCGCCGCCGCTCTGAGGATTCGAAAGGCGTTGGCGGCTGTTCTCGGCGCGAAGTTTAAGATTGGGATTCGAGGATTAGAAGTTTCGGACTTCGTAGTGACACTTCCAGTACTTGGAACAGTTCCAGAAGCTACATTGGAAAAGATTCGAAAACTTCCCAGTATTTCAGATGTAAGGGTTGAACAGAATCATCTTCATTTGATGTTTCGGTCGTTAACTGACGCGGAACTAAAGCGAGGCATCCCAGATAGAACGCTTGAACTGATCGAAAAACGATTAGAAGAGGCGCTGAAGCCTAAGCCCGTAGTTCAGGCCCCCCTCATTCCTGTTGTAAGACAGAGTCCGCAAAAGGCCATAAGATTCGAGGATGATCCGGTAAAGGTTGCAATTGAACAGGGATGGATTAAAGAGTTTCCAGGTAGAGGGCAATGGATCTATACTCCTCCGTTTGCTTGCCTCTCTGAGGTTATCGAGAGTTTCCTTATCGACGAAATTGTTTCAAAACTGGATTTTAAACCATTCATGCTTCCTAAACTTATCCCATTAGAAGTTATGAAATTAATGCCAGGATATCTCGATAATATTCCTGAGGGAATGTACTATGTTTGTCCACCGCCACGTGATCCAGATTCCTTTGAACGGTTTAAGGAGGCGTTTAAGGTAACTCGAGAGGTTCCGAGAAGGGAGTTAAAGCGAGTTATCAAGGATCCTGATTACGTTTTAGACCCAGCACAGTGTACTCCTCTTTGGTATTTCTTCAGTCATGAAACGATCGATATCGAGGATTTACCCTACAAGTTCTATGACCGTTCTGGTTGGACCTATCGTTGGGAGGGTGGGGGGGTTGAGGGGCTTGTTAGACTTCAAGAATTTCGGCGAATTGAGCTTGTGTATTTTGACGTTCCTGACGGCGTTGTTAAGATTCGAGATAGCATTGTGGATGAGTGCGTGAGGGTCGCTGACAGGATTCTCGACCTTGAATGGCGTGTGGTGGCCGCTACCCCCTTTTTCATGCGGGGGGGTGAAATTGCCGGAGATATTTACGACAGTCGGAACGTTGCAGCATACGATATTGAGATTTATCTCCCTTACCGTGGTCCGCGGGAAACGGCAGAATGGCTTGAGATAGCGGCGTGTTTTGTTCACAAAACAAAGTTTATTGAAGCTTTTAAAATTCGTGAATTAAAAAACCGAGAATTCTGGTCTGGATGTACCGGGCTAGGGGTTTCCCGCTGGGTTGCTGCTTTCCTTAGTGAACATGGGTTTAATCCAGACAATTGGCCTAAAGAGGTTGAAAAACGGTTTAACAGAAATAATAAGCCGCCAACAACCTTGACTTGGCCGCCAAAACGGTAA
- a CDS encoding 50S ribosomal protein L15e has product MAQAWKKPEVSYVEELMRKRLIAWRKEPAITRIDKPTRLNRARALGYKAKQGFVVVRVRVRRGGRRKPRPTSGRRQKRMGVTRFVPAKSLRLIAEERAAKKFPNLEVLNSYWVWEDGRQKWFEVIMVDPHHPAIRSDPNVKWIVDSAHKGRVFRGLTSAGKKSRSLRKKRKG; this is encoded by the coding sequence ATGGCGCAAGCGTGGAAAAAGCCCGAAGTATCGTATGTTGAAGAGTTAATGCGCAAAAGGCTTATTGCATGGCGTAAAGAACCTGCAATTACTCGAATTGATAAACCTACGCGGTTGAATCGTGCTAGAGCGTTAGGTTACAAAGCTAAACAAGGTTTTGTAGTTGTTCGAGTGAGAGTTAGACGTGGAGGACGTAGAAAACCTCGCCCTACCTCAGGTAGACGCCAGAAACGCATGGGTGTAACTCGCTTTGTTCCGGCTAAGAGTCTTAGGTTGATTGCAGAGGAGCGGGCGGCAAAGAAATTTCCTAATCTCGAGGTCCTTAATTCTTATTGGGTTTGGGAAGATGGACGTCAAAAATGGTTTGAAGTGATAATGGTTGATCCGCATCATCCTGCAATTCGAAGCGATCCAAATGTTAAATGGATAGTTGACTCAGCGCATAAGGGAAGGGTTTTTCGAGGTCTGACAAGTGCAGGAAAGAAGTCAAGAAGTCTTCGAAAGAAACGAAAGGGATGA
- a CDS encoding nucleotidyltransferase domain-containing protein, translating to MSKGERFKIAREAAFLLYYGLASEFKQAKERAAKALGAKVLPSNFEVAVELDRLADEIEGPGRRDLIVQMRREALEIMEFLEEFHPRLVGSVWRGTACRGSDIDVLTYSTNPEAVKATLQKHGFKIIRTEWRLKTEKGVNKTYFHIFISLPSGNTAEVTVRSPEDLEIIEKCDIYEDVITGLKLPQLREILSNDPLRKFVPKEK from the coding sequence ATGTCTAAGGGTGAGAGGTTTAAGATTGCACGTGAGGCTGCTTTTCTTTTATATTACGGGTTAGCCTCCGAGTTTAAACAAGCTAAGGAACGCGCTGCTAAGGCGTTGGGTGCAAAAGTTCTTCCAAGCAATTTTGAGGTAGCTGTTGAGTTGGATCGACTTGCGGATGAAATTGAAGGACCGGGCAGGCGTGATTTGATTGTTCAAATGCGGCGAGAAGCCCTTGAAATAATGGAGTTTCTTGAGGAGTTTCATCCTAGGCTTGTGGGAAGCGTGTGGCGGGGTACTGCCTGTAGGGGCAGCGATATTGATGTGTTAACTTACTCAACGAATCCTGAAGCTGTTAAAGCAACGCTTCAAAAACACGGTTTTAAGATTATCCGCACTGAATGGCGTCTTAAGACTGAAAAGGGTGTTAATAAAACATATTTTCATATTTTCATTTCTTTACCATCTGGTAATACGGCAGAGGTTACAGTCCGTAGCCCAGAAGATCTCGAAATTATAGAGAAATGTGACATTTATGAGGATGTAATAACGGGTTTAAAGCTTCCTCAGTTGCGGGAAATTCTTTCTAACGACCCTTTGAGAAAGTTTGTACCAAAAGAGAAATAG